A window of the Cutaneotrichosporon cavernicola HIS019 DNA, chromosome: 6 genome harbors these coding sequences:
- a CDS encoding uncharacterized protein (haloacid dehalogenase-like hydrolase) produces the protein MASNIPTHLPTASLLVSNMHCPSCVESITSLLASIGAVKNLSVSLLLHRITFAIDTSIGSSRSPMSVARVVEQVKHMLKSEGGFEVTDESGEPEPNFLDRFRQRKSKASKIAEERRRRHLELCEICRAEQAALDRGEPPTLPAPPPPNQVLLTTLSIEGMTCASCTTSITKALEGEPSIISVDINLLSSSGTIRHKATLAPAEVAELVDDVGFEAEVIESLPEAPEPVDNLVKTTLSIEGMTCASCSGAIDRAVRQNPEITDVAIDVLLNKGVFTHKSALTPGALKDIVEDVGYDAEIVSSVALEAKGVPGSRTVTIGVQGTFCNQCVDKINAALGDMPLLSYTPVTLHAPVTTLSYIPREPLTIRDILSQLTALAPEFDAEVVRQQSLSERSQEIQRREVKLLAAHLVVAVLFAIPTFIIAIVSMVLLKADHPFRRFWDQPVWGGANLGTVVQWPLATIVQFGVGWIFYKRTFNALWPHLRALIPPALRTKSMRRLPSRPVTWRSLFSYGSMDLLVTLSTTVSYFASIAMMALDVRAGPGSMSVGTYYDSSVFLIMFILLGRTIESYAKSRTTDAVALLGNLRPATALLVDTSDSEKLSTTSSEDSGPHEIPIDHVEYGDVILIQPGSLPPTDGVVVFGTSKFDESSLTGESLPVTKNPGDEVYTGTTNQTSAIQVRVTGLASETMLERIIKAVSDASGRKAPLEKAAERITGVFVPLIVYFAIGVLAFWLGMVYGGHIAPHHYHGPGGRAFFALEFAIAVLVVACPCGIGLAVPCANAVGNGLAAAAGILASGGGEAFTAATAVTTIAFDKTGTLTAGKSAVTDEHIPTTSLDMELVKRALRDIEAQSTHPLAVGLVEYLSSSLSSSSLEIVESAEIAGRGLRATVSGERTLELLVGNAALLAENGVELSASELEMLAKWSADAKSVVLCAARPAGAGNPFVLAGMYALADAPRETTPAVLALLRERGYKVVMLSGDNEVTARAVGRLVGIDAADVHAGVGPEGKAAAINGMQVRRTVPRFLGLFGTKEVQERVMFVGDGLNDAVALAAADVSAAMGHGSQATLASADFVLLRSDLAALPKLLKLSRKVRNRQWFNLFWAMVFNTTFLPIAAGVLFPVGFTLSPVWSAVLMACSSISVVLSSLALRWGL, from the coding sequence ATGGCGTCCAACATCCCTACACACCTTCCCACCGCATCGCTCCTCGTGAGCAACATGCACTGCCCCTCCTGCGTTGAGAGCATTACCTCTCTCCTGGCCAGCATCGGAGCAGTCAAGAACCTCTCTGTCTCGCTCCTGCTCCACCGCATTACCTTTGCAATCGACACGTCGATCGggtcctcgcgctccccCATGAGTGTCGCCCGCGTTGTCGAGCAGGTCAAGCACATGCTCAAGAGCGAGGGCGGCTTCGAGGTGACCGACGAGTCTggcgagcccgagcccaaCTTCCTCGACCGCTTCCGACAGCGTAAAAGTAAGGCCTCCAAAATTGCAgaggagcgccgccgccgccacctcgaACTCTGCGAGATCTgccgcgccgagcaggCTGCACTCGACCGCGGCGAACCACCTACTCTtcccgccccgccgcccccCAACCAGGTGCTGCTCACGACCCTCAGTATCGAGGGTATGACCTGCGCGTCTTGCACAACGAGCATTACCAAGGCGCTTGAGGGGGAGCCGTCCATCATTTCGGTCGATAtcaacctcctctcctcgtccggTACGATCCGACACAAGGCCACCCTCGCCCcagccgaggtcgccgagctcgtaGATGACGTCGGCTTTGAGGCTGAGGTCATCGAGAGCCTGCCCGAGGCACCTGAGCCTGTCGACAACCTCGTGAAAACAACCCTCAGTATCGAGGGAATGACTTGCGCGTCATGCAGTGGTGCGATCGACCGCGCCGTCCGCCAGAACCCCGAAATCACTGACGTCGCGATCGACGTACTCCTCAACAAGGGCGTGTTTACCCACAAGTCTGCGCTCACGCCGGGAGCGCTCAAGGATATAGTTGAGGACGTGGGAtacgacgccgagatcgTCTCCTCCGTCGCGTTGGAGGCCAAGGGCGTTCCCGGCTCACGTACAGTCACCATCGGGGTCCAGGGCACGTTCTGCAACCAGTGTGTAGACAAGATCAacgctgcgctcggcgacatgcccctcctctcctACACGCCTGTTACTCTTCATGCGCCCGTCACTACCCTCAGCTATATTCCTCGCGAACCCCTTACGATCCGCGACATTCTGAGTCAACTCACAGCCCTCGCCCCCGAATTTGACGCCGAAGTCGTGCGTCAACAGAGCCTAAGCGAGCGCTCGCAGGAGATCCAGCGGCGTGAAGTCAAACttctcgccgcccacctTGTCGTCGCGGTCCTCTTCGCCATCCCGACATTCATCATCGCCATTGTATCCATggtcctcctcaaggccgaccaTCCCTTCCGCCGCTTCTGGGACCAGCCAGTCTGGGGCGGAGCGAACCTCGGAACAGTTGTTCAGTGGCCCCTCGCTACAATCGTGCAGTTCGGCGTCGGATGGATCTTCTACAAGCGCACCTTCAACGCTCTCTGGCCACACCTCCGCGCCCTCATTCCCCCCGCCCTCCGCACTAAGAGTatgcgccgcctcccctCCCGGCCCGTGACTTGGCGCTCCCTCTTCTCCTACGGCAGCATGGACCTGCTCGTCaccctctccaccaccgtcTCGTACTTTGCCTCTATTGCCATGATGGCTCTAGACGTCCGTGCCGGTCCGGGAAGTATGAGCGTGGGAACTTACTACGACTCGTCGGTGTTTTTGATCATGttcatcctcctcggccgcacGATCGAATCCTACGCCAAGAGCCGCAccaccgacgccgtcgcgctccttggcaaCCTGCGCCCCGCGACCGCGCTCCTCGTGGACACCTCGGACTCTGAGAAACTCAGCACAACTTCCTCTGAAGACTCAGGACCCCACGAGATTCCAATCGACCACGTAGAGTACGGCGACGTCATCCTGATCCAGCCCGGctctcttcctcccacTGACGGCGTGGTCGTGTTCGGCACCTCCAAGTTTGACGAATCAAGCCTGACCGGCGAGTCTCTTCCAGTCACCAAGAACCCCGGCGACGAAGTGTACACGGGTACGACAAACCAGACCTCAGCCATCCAGGTACGCGTGACTGGCCTCGCCTCCGAAACTATGCTCGAACGCATCATCAAGGCTGTCTCCGATGCTTCGGGACGTAAAGCGCCACTCGAGAAGGCGGCTGAGCGGATTACCGGCGTCTTTGTCCCCCTCATCGTTTACTTTGCCATCGGCGTTCTCGCTTTCTGGCTTGGAATGGTATACGGTGGCCACATCGCGCCTCACCACTACCACGGGCCTGGTGGgcgcgccttcttcgcaCTCGAATTCGCCATCGccgttctcgtcgtcgcttgTCCTTGTGGAATTGGATTGGCCGTACCATGCGCCAACGCTGTCGGTAATGGgctcgctgccgccgctggAATTCTGGCtagcggaggaggcgaggcgTTCACAGCTGCCACGGCTGTCACGACCATCGCATTCGACAAGACGGGCACCCTGACCGCCGGCAAGAGTGCCGTGACCGACGAGCACATCCCAACCACCTCTCTCGACATGGAACTCGTCAagcgcgcgctgcgcgaTATCGAGGCACAGAGCACGCATCCTCTGGCTGTGGGACTAGTCGAGtacctctcctcctcgttgtcATCGTCCTCTCTCGAAATTGTGGAGAGTGCCGAGATTGCCGGCCGTGGTCTGCGGGCTACAGTGTCGGGCGAACGcaccctcgagctccttgtcggcaacgccgccctcctcgccgagaacGGGGTCGAGTTGAGCGCATCTGAGCTGGAGATGCTGGCCAAGTGGTcggccgacgccaagagcgtcgtcctctgcgccgcgcgcccaGCTGGCGCTGGTAACCCCTTCGTCCTGGCGGGGATGTATGCTCTGGCCGACGCTCCGCGCGAGACCACGCcggccgtcctcgctctcctcagGGAGAGGGGATACAAGGTGGTCATGTTGAGCGGTGATAACGAGGTGACGGCCCGCGCGGTCGGCCGGTTGGTTGGCATCGACGCAGCTGACGTCCACGCTGGCGTAGGGCCAgagggcaaggcggcggcgattAACGGTATGCAAGTCCGCCGCACCGTCCCGCGAttcctcggcctcttcggCACCAAAGAAGTCCAGGAACGCGTCATGttcgtcggcgacggtcTGAACGACGCCGTAGCCCTCGCAGCTGCCGACGTGAGCGCCGCCATGGGACACGGGAGCCAGGCCACGCTCGCTTCGGCCGATttcgtcctcctccgctccgacctcgcggccctTCCGAAACTGCTCAAGCTGAGCCGCAAAGTCCGCAACAGGCAGTGGTTCAACCTCTTCTGGGCCATGGTGTTTAATACTACCTTCTTGCCTATTGCCGCCGgcgtcctcttccccgTTGGCTTTACTTTGTCGCCTGTTTGGAGCGCAGTGCTCA